In Actinoplanes derwentensis, the following proteins share a genomic window:
- a CDS encoding carbohydrate-binding protein, whose protein sequence is MRIPRRILAVASALLVAGASATFAARAEAAVPPAPTGMTLTFSDDFTGTAGTGLNRSNWLYSTGTGYPGGAANWGTGEIETMTDSTANVYQDGGGNLVIKPIRDAAGNWTSGRVETQRTDFAAPAGGKMRIESRIQQPNVTGAAAAGYWPAFWALGDAARPVGATNWPSIGELDILENVNGRSSVFAALHCGTNPGGPCNETTGLTSGERACSGCLGSFHTYAIEYDRSVSPEQLRWYLDGVNYFTLSSTAVDATTWNNATHHGFFVILNVAMGGGFPAAFGGGPTAATQSGVPMLVDYVAVYQSATGTGTTRSAYDRIEAESYNSSAGIQVETCSEGGQNVSYVANGDWLQFNDVDFGTGGVKDFVGRVASGATTGISGLVEVRLDSRSNAPIGAFALAGTGGWQTWQSIPANVTAVTGKHTVYLTFTSGQSADFVNVNWIQFRR, encoded by the coding sequence ATGCGTATCCCCCGAAGAATCCTGGCCGTGGCGAGCGCGTTGCTCGTCGCCGGCGCATCCGCCACGTTCGCCGCCCGGGCCGAGGCCGCCGTGCCGCCCGCGCCCACCGGCATGACCCTGACCTTCAGCGACGACTTCACCGGCACGGCCGGCACCGGGCTCAACCGCTCCAACTGGCTCTACTCGACCGGCACCGGATATCCCGGCGGTGCCGCCAACTGGGGCACCGGCGAGATCGAGACGATGACCGACTCGACCGCGAACGTCTACCAGGACGGCGGCGGCAACCTGGTGATCAAGCCGATCCGGGACGCGGCCGGCAACTGGACCTCCGGCCGGGTGGAGACCCAGCGCACCGACTTCGCCGCCCCGGCCGGCGGCAAGATGCGTATCGAGAGCCGGATCCAGCAGCCCAACGTGACCGGGGCGGCCGCCGCCGGGTATTGGCCGGCGTTCTGGGCGCTCGGTGACGCGGCCCGCCCGGTCGGCGCCACCAACTGGCCCAGCATCGGCGAGCTGGACATCCTGGAGAACGTCAACGGCCGGTCCAGCGTCTTCGCCGCCCTGCACTGCGGCACCAACCCGGGCGGCCCGTGCAACGAGACCACCGGCCTGACCAGCGGCGAACGGGCCTGCAGCGGCTGCCTCGGCAGCTTCCACACCTATGCGATCGAGTACGACCGGAGCGTCTCGCCCGAGCAACTGCGGTGGTACCTGGACGGCGTCAACTACTTCACCCTCAGCTCCACCGCGGTCGACGCCACCACCTGGAACAACGCCACCCACCACGGGTTCTTCGTGATCCTCAACGTGGCGATGGGCGGTGGGTTCCCGGCGGCGTTCGGCGGCGGCCCGACCGCGGCCACCCAGTCCGGTGTGCCGATGCTCGTCGACTACGTGGCGGTCTACCAGTCCGCCACGGGCACCGGCACCACGCGCAGCGCTTACGACCGGATCGAGGCCGAGTCGTACAACAGCTCGGCCGGGATCCAGGTGGAGACCTGCTCCGAAGGTGGTCAGAACGTCTCGTACGTGGCGAACGGCGACTGGCTTCAGTTCAACGACGTCGACTTCGGCACCGGTGGGGTCAAGGATTTCGTGGGCCGGGTGGCGTCGGGTGCCACGACCGGGATCAGTGGCCTGGTCGAGGTGCGCCTGGACAGCCGGAGCAACGCACCGATCGGGGCGTTCGCGCTGGCCGGTACCGGCGGCTGGCAGACCTGGCAGTCGATTCCGGCCAACGTCACCGCGGTGACCGGCAAGCACACCGTGTATCTCACCTTCACCAGCGGCCAGTCCGCCGACTTCGTG